Proteins from one Bacteroides mediterraneensis genomic window:
- a CDS encoding glutamine--tRNA ligase/YqeY domain fusion protein, which produces MTEINTTENSEKKSLNFIEQIVEKDLQEGKNGGRIQTRFPPEPNGYLHIGHAKAICLDFGIAQRYGGVCNLRFDDTNPTKEDVEYVEAIKEDIQWLGFQWGHEYYASDYFQQLWDFAIRLIKEGKAYVDEQTSEEIAAQKGTPTQPGTESPYRNRPIEESLELFQKMNAGEIEEGKMVLRAKIDMANPNMHFRDPIIYRVVKTPHHRTGDKWKAYPMYDFAHGQSDYFEGVTHSLCTLEFVVHRPLYDLFVDWVKEGKDLNDNRPHQYEFNKLNLSYTLMSKRNLLTLVKEGLVDGWDDPRMPTICAFRRRGYSPESIRKFIDKIGYTTYDALNDFALLESAVREDLNVRSTRVSAVLNPVKLILTNYPEGKVEEMEAINNPEDLSAGTHTIEFSRELWMERDDFMENAPKKYFRMTPGQEVRLKNAYIVKCTGCKKDENGNVVEVYAEYDPNTKSGMPEANRKVKGTLHWVSCNHCLKAEVRLYDRLWKVENPRDEMAAIREAKGCSALEAMQEMINPDSLKVLHECYVEKFLADAKPLDYLQFQRIGYFNVDKDSTPEHLVFNRTVSLKDTWSKINK; this is translated from the coding sequence ATGACAGAGATAAATACGACTGAAAATTCAGAAAAGAAGAGTCTGAATTTCATTGAACAAATTGTAGAGAAAGACTTACAGGAAGGTAAAAACGGCGGAAGAATACAGACCCGTTTTCCGCCTGAGCCCAACGGATACCTGCACATCGGACATGCAAAAGCCATCTGCCTGGACTTCGGAATAGCCCAGCGCTACGGCGGCGTGTGCAACCTGCGTTTTGATGACACCAACCCCACCAAGGAAGATGTGGAATACGTAGAAGCCATCAAGGAAGACATCCAGTGGCTCGGATTCCAGTGGGGACACGAATATTATGCATCCGACTATTTCCAGCAGCTTTGGGACTTCGCCATCCGTCTGATTAAGGAAGGAAAAGCATACGTGGATGAGCAGACTTCGGAAGAAATCGCCGCCCAGAAAGGTACTCCTACTCAGCCTGGAACGGAAAGCCCTTACCGTAACCGCCCCATAGAAGAAAGCCTGGAGCTGTTCCAGAAAATGAATGCCGGAGAAATTGAGGAAGGCAAGATGGTGTTGCGTGCCAAGATTGACATGGCCAACCCGAACATGCACTTCCGCGACCCGATTATCTACCGTGTGGTAAAAACGCCACACCACCGTACGGGTGACAAATGGAAGGCTTATCCGATGTACGACTTCGCACACGGACAGAGCGACTATTTTGAAGGCGTGACCCACTCACTGTGTACACTGGAATTCGTGGTACACCGCCCGCTGTACGACCTGTTCGTCGACTGGGTGAAAGAGGGCAAAGACCTGAACGACAACCGCCCGCACCAGTATGAGTTCAACAAACTGAACCTGAGCTATACGCTGATGAGCAAACGCAACCTGCTGACGCTGGTGAAAGAGGGACTGGTAGACGGATGGGATGACCCCCGAATGCCGACCATCTGCGCATTCCGCCGCCGCGGTTATTCTCCGGAATCCATTCGCAAGTTCATCGACAAAATCGGCTATACCACTTACGACGCACTGAACGATTTCGCCCTGCTGGAAAGTGCCGTACGTGAAGACCTGAACGTACGTTCCACCCGTGTGTCTGCCGTGCTGAATCCGGTGAAACTGATTCTGACCAACTATCCGGAAGGAAAGGTGGAAGAAATGGAAGCCATCAACAATCCGGAAGACCTGAGTGCCGGTACACATACCATTGAATTCAGCCGTGAGCTTTGGATGGAACGCGACGACTTCATGGAAAATGCACCGAAAAAATATTTCCGTATGACCCCGGGACAGGAAGTCCGCCTGAAAAACGCCTACATCGTAAAATGTACGGGCTGCAAGAAAGACGAAAACGGAAACGTGGTGGAAGTCTATGCAGAATACGACCCGAACACGAAGAGCGGCATGCCGGAAGCCAACCGCAAGGTGAAAGGAACCCTCCATTGGGTAAGCTGCAACCACTGTCTGAAAGCAGAAGTACGTTTGTACGACCGCTTGTGGAAGGTAGAAAATCCACGCGACGAAATGGCTGCCATCCGCGAAGCCAAAGGATGCTCCGCACTGGAAGCAATGCAGGAAATGATCAATCCGGATTCATTGAAGGTACTGCACGAATGTTACGTCGAGAAATTCCTGGCCGATGCCAAACCGCTCGACTACCTGCAGTTCCAGCGTATCGGTTACTTCAACGTAGATAAAGATTCTACTCCGGAACACTTGGTGTTCAACCGCACCGTATCATTAAAAGATACATGGAGCAAGATCAACAAATAA
- a CDS encoding C-GCAxxG-C-C family protein — translation MTKEERIEKAVSLFKEGYNCSQSVVGAYADMYGFTFEQAIHISASFGGGIGRMRETCGAACGMFLLAGLERCAKDGADREGKSANYKLVQELAGKFKEECGTLRCADLLGLSKKEPIVSTPEARTPQYYAKRPCVRMVETAAKIWGDFLENEGKL, via the coding sequence ATGACTAAGGAAGAACGTATAGAAAAGGCAGTCAGCCTGTTTAAGGAAGGATATAACTGCTCACAGTCGGTGGTGGGAGCATACGCTGATATGTATGGGTTTACGTTTGAGCAGGCGATACATATTTCAGCTTCATTTGGCGGGGGGATAGGCCGGATGCGTGAAACTTGTGGAGCGGCTTGCGGCATGTTCCTGCTGGCCGGGTTGGAACGGTGTGCCAAGGACGGAGCCGACCGCGAAGGAAAGTCAGCCAATTACAAGCTGGTACAGGAACTGGCCGGGAAGTTCAAGGAGGAGTGTGGGACACTTCGTTGCGCCGATTTGTTGGGACTTTCTAAAAAAGAACCTATTGTTTCTACACCGGAAGCCCGTACTCCGCAGTATTATGCCAAGCGTCCATGTGTTCGTATGGTGGAAACAGCAGCGAAAATTTGGGGAGATTTCTTGGAAAATGAAGGAAAATTGTAA
- a CDS encoding replication-associated recombination protein A yields MAQPLAERMRPKTLDEYIGQKHLVGEGAVLRRMIEAGRISSFILWGPPGVGKTTLAQIVANRLEVPFYTLSAVTSGVKEVREVIEKAKANRFFSQQSPILFIDEIHRFSKSQQDSLLGAVETGTVTLIGATTENPSFEVIRPLLSRCQLYVLKSLDKDDLLELVHHALEKDAVLKERKVELKETDAMLRYSGGDARKLLNILELVIESEGEDPVVITDEKVVACLQQNPLAYDKEGEMHYDIISAFIKSIRGSDPDGALYWLARMVEGGEDPAFIARRLVISASEDIGLANPNALLLANAAFEAVMKIGWPEGRIPLAEATVYLATSPKSNSAYEGINSALQLVRETGNLPVPLHLRNAPTQLMKQLGYGKDYKYAHAYKGNFVKQDFLPDEIRTQRLWHAQENPSEQKMKDRMVGLWGERFKE; encoded by the coding sequence ATGGCACAACCATTGGCTGAAAGGATGCGTCCGAAGACGCTGGATGAATATATAGGTCAGAAACACCTGGTGGGCGAAGGAGCCGTGTTGCGCAGGATGATTGAGGCGGGGCGGATTTCTTCGTTTATTCTGTGGGGACCTCCGGGAGTGGGGAAAACCACACTGGCACAGATTGTGGCCAACCGGCTGGAAGTACCTTTTTATACGCTGAGTGCGGTGACTTCGGGAGTGAAGGAGGTGCGCGAGGTGATTGAGAAGGCCAAGGCCAACCGTTTTTTCTCGCAGCAGAGTCCTATTCTGTTTATTGATGAAATCCATCGTTTCAGCAAGTCGCAGCAGGATTCCTTGCTGGGGGCGGTCGAAACGGGTACGGTGACGCTGATTGGCGCCACCACGGAGAATCCTTCGTTCGAGGTCATCCGTCCGTTGTTGTCGCGCTGCCAACTGTATGTGTTGAAGTCGCTGGACAAGGACGATTTGCTGGAACTGGTGCATCATGCCCTGGAAAAGGATGCGGTGCTGAAGGAACGGAAGGTGGAGCTGAAGGAGACGGATGCCATGCTTCGTTATTCGGGAGGCGATGCCCGCAAGTTGTTGAACATCCTGGAGCTGGTCATCGAGTCGGAAGGTGAGGACCCGGTAGTCATTACGGATGAGAAGGTAGTGGCTTGCCTGCAACAAAACCCGCTGGCCTACGACAAGGAGGGGGAAATGCATTACGACATTATCTCCGCTTTCATCAAGTCGATTCGGGGAAGCGATCCCGACGGGGCTTTATACTGGCTGGCCCGGATGGTGGAGGGAGGCGAAGACCCGGCTTTCATTGCCCGCCGCCTGGTGATTTCGGCTTCGGAGGATATCGGCCTGGCTAATCCCAATGCCTTGCTGCTGGCCAATGCGGCTTTTGAGGCAGTGATGAAAATCGGCTGGCCCGAGGGTAGGATTCCCTTGGCGGAGGCTACGGTGTATTTGGCCACGAGCCCGAAGAGCAATTCGGCGTATGAAGGCATTAATTCAGCCTTGCAGCTGGTGCGCGAAACGGGTAATCTGCCGGTACCGCTTCATTTGCGTAACGCACCTACCCAGCTGATGAAACAGTTGGGCTATGGAAAGGACTATAAGTATGCCCATGCATATAAAGGGAACTTCGTAAAGCAGGATTTTCTGCCGGACGAAATCCGGACACAACGTCTGTGGCATGCGCAGGAGAATCCTTCAGAGCAGAAAATGAAGGACCGGATGGTTGGACTATGGGGAGAACGTTTTAAAGAATAA
- a CDS encoding winged helix-turn-helix domain-containing protein, producing the protein MLKEKAGVIAGQIWEALNETEGKTQKQLKKEIKLKADKDLFLGLGWLLREDKIETSEVDGELFVRLK; encoded by the coding sequence ATGTTAAAAGAAAAAGCGGGTGTCATTGCCGGACAAATCTGGGAGGCACTGAATGAAACAGAAGGCAAAACTCAGAAGCAACTGAAAAAGGAAATTAAATTGAAAGCAGACAAAGATTTGTTTCTTGGATTAGGCTGGTTGCTGAGAGAGGATAAGATTGAAACAAGTGAAGTGGACGGAGAATTGTTTGTAAGACTGAAATAA
- a CDS encoding phosphatase PAP2 family protein: MKQLILFLTALCLTVSLHAQQLEISESRKAVRTSGDIGAVLLPVAGLTAILIQKDWKGLQQGALAGITTLGVTYALKYAVKKERPDHSDNHSFPSMHTSVSFTAASFIQRRYGWKWGLPAYVVSTYVGWSRVYGKKHDWWDVAAGAAIGVGSSYIFTRPFAQKHDLAISPMAGDGYCGFYASLKF, from the coding sequence ATGAAACAGCTTATACTTTTCCTGACAGCTCTCTGTCTCACTGTATCCCTTCATGCCCAACAGCTCGAAATCAGTGAATCACGAAAAGCAGTCCGTACTTCCGGCGATATAGGAGCCGTGTTACTGCCCGTAGCCGGACTGACCGCCATTCTAATACAAAAGGATTGGAAAGGATTGCAGCAAGGAGCCTTGGCCGGAATCACCACTCTGGGAGTGACCTACGCACTGAAATATGCGGTCAAGAAGGAACGGCCCGACCATAGCGACAACCATTCGTTCCCCTCCATGCACACCTCCGTTTCTTTTACCGCCGCTTCCTTTATCCAGCGACGCTACGGCTGGAAATGGGGCTTGCCGGCTTATGTCGTATCTACGTATGTAGGCTGGAGCCGGGTGTACGGAAAAAAACATGACTGGTGGGATGTGGCTGCAGGGGCTGCCATCGGTGTAGGAAGTTCCTATATTTTTACCCGTCCGTTCGCCCAGAAACATGATTTGGCAATCAGTCCCATGGCAGGCGACGGATATTGCGGATTCTATGCCTCACTGAAATTTTAA
- a CDS encoding MaoC family dehydratase, with protein MDKVIINSYEEFEKLVGQQIGVSDWLEIPQERINQFADATLDHQWIHVDTERAKVESPYKSTIVHGYLTLSLLPYLWNQIIEVNNLKMMVNYGMDKMKFGQAVLSGQSVRLVATLHSLVNLRGVAKAEIKFSIEIKDQKKKALEGIATFLYYFN; from the coding sequence ATGGACAAAGTAATTATTAACTCTTACGAAGAATTTGAGAAGTTGGTAGGCCAGCAGATTGGCGTATCCGACTGGCTGGAAATTCCACAGGAACGTATCAATCAGTTTGCCGATGCTACACTGGATCATCAGTGGATTCATGTAGATACGGAGCGTGCAAAGGTAGAAAGTCCTTACAAGAGTACGATTGTACATGGTTACCTGACCCTTTCATTGCTTCCTTATCTGTGGAATCAGATTATCGAGGTGAACAATCTGAAAATGATGGTGAACTATGGAATGGACAAGATGAAATTCGGACAGGCGGTATTGTCCGGACAAAGTGTACGTCTGGTTGCCACTTTGCATTCATTGGTCAATCTGCGCGGAGTAGCAAAGGCTGAAATCAAGTTCTCTATCGAAATCAAGGACCAGAAGAAAAAAGCACTGGAAGGTATTGCTACTTTCTTGTACTATTTCAATTAA
- a CDS encoding cation diffusion facilitator family transporter translates to MSHVHSHAHAHHHVIESVGTTLIVCILLNLLFVIVEAGIGFAYHSLGLLSDAGHNLSDVFSLLLSLFAIRMATRKGNSHFTYGYKKSTVLVSLVNAVILLIAVGGILIESIYKLKSSTPISGEAISWTAGVGILINGATALLLMKGQKNDLNIKGAFLHMAMDTLVSVGVVVSGILISVTQCYLIDAFIGMAIALIILISTWRLLKESLYLCLDAVPEQIQLEKLETAIGQTPGVDSWHHLHIWAVSTTENAATLHIVVRHLSDMEATKHELKQLFSTYGITHSTIEFETSDAPCCDTSEGCYKQTSH, encoded by the coding sequence ATGTCACATGTTCATTCACACGCCCACGCACATCATCACGTCATAGAATCCGTGGGCACTACACTCATTGTCTGCATTCTGCTAAACCTGCTGTTCGTCATCGTAGAGGCAGGCATCGGATTTGCCTATCATTCACTGGGACTGCTTTCTGACGCCGGCCACAACCTGAGCGACGTGTTCAGTCTCCTGCTTTCACTCTTCGCCATCCGGATGGCCACCCGGAAAGGAAACAGCCACTTCACCTACGGATACAAAAAGAGCACCGTACTGGTCTCGCTGGTCAATGCCGTCATTCTGCTGATTGCCGTGGGGGGTATCCTGATTGAAAGTATCTACAAACTGAAAAGTAGCACCCCTATCTCCGGCGAAGCGATATCATGGACAGCCGGTGTGGGTATACTGATTAATGGGGCTACCGCTCTGCTGCTGATGAAAGGTCAGAAAAACGACTTGAATATCAAAGGTGCCTTCCTGCACATGGCCATGGATACGCTGGTCTCCGTAGGAGTTGTCGTATCGGGCATCCTCATCAGTGTCACACAATGTTACCTCATCGATGCCTTCATCGGTATGGCCATAGCCCTTATCATCCTGATTTCTACCTGGAGACTGCTCAAGGAAAGCCTTTACCTGTGCCTGGATGCCGTACCCGAACAAATCCAGCTGGAAAAACTGGAAACAGCCATCGGACAGACTCCCGGCGTTGACAGCTGGCACCATTTACACATCTGGGCCGTCAGCACCACCGAAAATGCCGCTACTCTTCACATCGTAGTCCGTCATCTTTCGGATATGGAAGCCACCAAACATGAGCTGAAACAGCTCTTCTCCACCTATGGCATTACTCATTCCACCATTGAGTTTGAAACATCGGATGCCCCCTGCTGCGACACCTCGGAAGGATGCTACAAACAAACATCCCACTAA
- a CDS encoding DUF368 domain-containing protein, with translation MERKLKDYAVLMLKGMGMGAADVVPGVSGGTIAFIVGIYDELINSIKSINLESLKLFFTGKWGAFWKKINGNFLFFLLAGIGISVFSLAKLITWLLVDHPILVWSFFFGLVLASTWFVSKDIKEWKSWKTWVAFVIGVVVAFYITVATPAETPSNLLFIFLCGAIAICAMILPGISGSFILVLLGKYFFIMDAVKTLDVVVMGVFAAGACIGITSFSRVLSYALAHFRNITLAVLTGFMLGSLNKVWPWKEVVETFVDSQGEVKPLIEHNVLPNAYIPEAVVLMIVGFFLVYFLEKLSAKTSVR, from the coding sequence ATGGAACGAAAACTGAAAGATTATGCAGTTCTGATGTTAAAAGGTATGGGGATGGGAGCTGCCGATGTGGTGCCCGGTGTGTCGGGTGGAACCATTGCCTTTATTGTAGGCATCTATGACGAACTGATCAATTCGATTAAAAGCATCAATCTGGAAAGCCTGAAACTATTCTTTACCGGAAAATGGGGTGCTTTCTGGAAAAAAATCAACGGAAACTTCTTGTTTTTCCTGCTGGCGGGTATCGGAATCAGTGTGTTTTCGCTGGCCAAGCTGATAACCTGGTTGCTGGTAGACCATCCGATATTGGTGTGGTCCTTCTTTTTCGGGCTGGTGCTGGCTTCCACCTGGTTTGTGTCGAAAGACATTAAGGAATGGAAAAGCTGGAAAACCTGGGTGGCGTTTGTGATAGGAGTTGTGGTGGCCTTTTACATCACGGTGGCCACTCCGGCCGAAACACCTTCGAACTTGTTGTTTATCTTCCTGTGCGGAGCCATTGCCATCTGTGCCATGATTCTTCCAGGCATTTCAGGCAGTTTCATACTGGTGTTGCTGGGGAAATATTTTTTCATTATGGATGCAGTCAAAACACTGGATGTGGTGGTGATGGGAGTTTTTGCGGCTGGAGCCTGCATCGGAATCACTTCTTTTTCCAGGGTGCTTTCGTATGCCTTGGCGCACTTCCGCAACATTACGCTGGCGGTATTGACAGGTTTCATGTTGGGTTCCTTAAATAAGGTATGGCCTTGGAAAGAGGTGGTAGAGACTTTTGTGGACAGTCAAGGGGAAGTGAAGCCGTTGATTGAGCACAATGTGCTGCCGAACGCGTATATCCCCGAAGCCGTGGTGCTGATGATAGTGGGATTCTTCCTGGTATATTTTTTGGAAAAACTTTCGGCCAAGACCTCGGTTCGCTGA
- a CDS encoding diacylglycerol kinase family protein — translation MKNEGFTLRKRLRSFKFAGNGIRLLIAHEHNAWIHCFAAVCVTIAGWLIGLSSIEWIAIVFAIAMVLAAEAVNSSIEALADLVSPGYNEAIKRTKDLAAGAVLILAIGAAIVGLIIFVPKILLLL, via the coding sequence ATGAAGAACGAAGGATTCACTTTACGAAAACGGTTGCGGAGCTTTAAGTTTGCCGGCAACGGCATCCGTCTGCTCATTGCCCATGAACACAATGCGTGGATTCATTGTTTTGCCGCTGTATGTGTCACGATAGCCGGATGGCTCATCGGGCTATCATCCATCGAATGGATTGCCATTGTATTCGCCATCGCCATGGTATTGGCGGCAGAAGCCGTCAATTCTTCCATCGAGGCACTGGCCGACTTGGTTTCTCCCGGTTACAACGAAGCCATCAAACGTACCAAAGACCTGGCTGCCGGAGCCGTATTGATTCTGGCTATCGGTGCTGCTATCGTCGGGCTCATCATCTTCGTTCCTAAAATTCTTCTTTTGTTATGA
- a CDS encoding D-2-hydroxyacid dehydrogenase codes for MKIVVLDGYTLNPGDLSWEDLKALGELTVYERTAPKEVLKRAAGAEVLFTNKVVLDADTIEKLPDLKYIGVLATGYNIVDIEAASRRGVVVTNIPAYSTKSVAQMAFAHILNIVQRTGHYAEEVQNGKWSGQSDFCFWDTPLHELDGKKMGIIGFGNTGRATARIAVSFGLDVYAYTSKSAMELPSDVHKCPSLDELFRKCDIVSLHCPLAEDTRELVDARKLSLMKPTAILINTGRGGLVNEQDLADALNGGKIAAAGLDVLSSEPPRADNPLLKARNCYITPHQAWATSEARVRLMNLAVNNLRAFMEGRPVNVVSK; via the coding sequence ATGAAGATTGTCGTTTTAGACGGATATACATTGAACCCGGGCGATTTGTCCTGGGAGGATTTGAAAGCATTGGGTGAACTCACCGTGTACGAACGGACGGCTCCCAAGGAGGTGCTGAAACGTGCTGCCGGTGCGGAGGTGCTGTTCACCAATAAAGTGGTACTGGATGCGGATACGATTGAAAAACTGCCGGATTTGAAATACATCGGTGTGCTGGCTACCGGATATAATATTGTAGATATCGAAGCGGCATCCCGTCGGGGAGTGGTCGTGACGAACATTCCGGCATATAGCACGAAGTCGGTGGCGCAGATGGCCTTTGCCCATATCCTGAACATCGTACAGCGGACGGGACATTATGCCGAAGAAGTGCAGAACGGTAAGTGGAGCGGGCAGTCGGACTTTTGTTTCTGGGATACGCCGCTACATGAACTCGACGGGAAGAAGATGGGAATCATCGGTTTCGGTAATACCGGCCGGGCCACAGCCCGCATTGCCGTCAGCTTCGGACTGGATGTGTATGCCTATACCAGCAAATCAGCGATGGAACTTCCTTCGGATGTGCATAAATGCCCTTCACTGGACGAACTGTTCCGCAAATGCGATATTGTGAGCTTGCATTGTCCGTTGGCAGAAGACACCCGTGAACTGGTGGATGCCCGTAAGCTGAGCCTGATGAAGCCGACCGCCATTCTGATTAATACAGGCCGTGGCGGACTGGTCAACGAACAGGATTTGGCAGATGCCTTGAACGGGGGTAAGATTGCGGCTGCCGGTCTGGATGTGCTTTCTTCCGAACCGCCCCGTGCCGACAACCCGTTGCTGAAGGCACGTAATTGTTACATAACTCCTCATCAGGCCTGGGCTACCAGTGAGGCACGTGTCCGTCTGATGAATCTTGCAGTAAACAACCTGAGGGCTTTCATGGAAGGTCGTCCGGTGAATGTGGTATCAAAATGA
- the thiD gene encoding bifunctional hydroxymethylpyrimidine kinase/phosphomethylpyrimidine kinase: MRTYPCILTIAGSDCSGGAGIQADIKAVSALGAYAASAITAITVQNTCGVTGIHPVPPAYVKGQIQAVMEDIRPQAIKIGMINDTEIVEVIAESLQKYRPRFVVFDPVMVSTSGCKLMEDEAIEAITTRLIPLATLITPNLSEAEILAGQKINTVEDMQRQAKKMLELGCKGVLIKGGHLEGGQMCDVLQTADEDNPHLFTAPKVESLNTHGTGCTLSSAIATYLALGESVASAVEKAKQYVYLGIESGKDVCIGHGHGPLNHFYSPVSMHIFDKNE; encoded by the coding sequence ATGAGAACTTATCCCTGTATACTGACCATCGCCGGTTCCGACTGTAGCGGTGGAGCGGGCATCCAAGCCGATATCAAAGCTGTCTCTGCACTGGGAGCCTACGCGGCCAGTGCCATCACAGCCATTACCGTACAAAACACTTGCGGAGTGACGGGCATCCATCCCGTACCTCCAGCCTACGTGAAAGGACAAATCCAGGCCGTCATGGAGGACATCCGCCCGCAAGCCATCAAGATTGGGATGATTAATGACACGGAAATTGTAGAGGTCATTGCAGAATCACTTCAAAAATACCGCCCGCGGTTCGTGGTATTCGACCCCGTCATGGTATCGACCAGCGGATGCAAGCTGATGGAAGACGAAGCCATTGAAGCCATCACGACCCGGTTAATCCCCTTGGCCACCCTCATCACGCCGAACCTGAGCGAGGCCGAAATACTGGCCGGACAAAAAATCAATACCGTCGAAGACATGCAACGCCAGGCTAAAAAGATGCTGGAGCTAGGCTGCAAAGGCGTACTCATCAAGGGAGGACACCTGGAAGGCGGACAAATGTGCGATGTACTTCAGACAGCCGACGAAGACAACCCTCATCTGTTCACCGCCCCTAAGGTGGAAAGCCTCAACACCCATGGTACGGGATGTACACTGTCCTCGGCCATCGCCACATATCTGGCTCTGGGAGAGTCTGTTGCCAGTGCAGTAGAAAAAGCCAAACAATATGTCTATTTAGGCATCGAATCTGGAAAGGACGTCTGCATCGGACACGGACACGGCCCGTTGAATCACTTCTATTCGCCTGTGTCTATGCACATTTTCGACAAAAATGAGTAA
- a CDS encoding mannose-1-phosphate guanylyltransferase — translation MNPTNNHVVIMAGGIGSRFWPMSSPEMPKQFIDVLGCGRTLIQLTVDRFKDVCLPENIWVVTSAKYAEIVKEQLPEVPQEHILLEPCRRNTAPCIAYVSWKIKARNPKANIVVTPSDHIVMNVREFARVVTSAMKFTADSDAIVTLGMKATRPETGYGYIEADLSMACPSNKEIYRVDAFREKPDLATAERYLQRNNYFWNAGIFVWNVNTIVNAIRVYQPVMAKIFERLFPYFYTDKEQEMVDELFPTCENISVDYAIMEKADEIYVFPASFGWSDLGTWGSLHENSKRDAHNNVCIGPDIRMYESRNCVVHATQEKRVVVQGLDGYIVAEKNNTLLVCRLSEEQRIKEFSAE, via the coding sequence ATGAATCCAACGAATAATCATGTGGTCATTATGGCTGGAGGCATAGGCAGTCGCTTTTGGCCGATGAGCAGTCCGGAGATGCCCAAGCAGTTTATCGATGTGCTGGGCTGTGGGCGCACACTCATCCAACTGACCGTAGATCGTTTTAAAGATGTCTGCCTGCCAGAGAATATATGGGTCGTCACTTCTGCCAAGTATGCGGAAATCGTTAAGGAACAGTTGCCCGAAGTGCCCCAGGAACATATCTTGCTTGAACCTTGCCGCCGGAATACGGCTCCCTGCATTGCCTATGTGAGCTGGAAAATCAAGGCTCGCAATCCCAAGGCTAATATCGTAGTGACTCCCAGTGACCATATTGTGATGAACGTGCGCGAGTTTGCCCGTGTCGTGACTTCGGCCATGAAGTTTACGGCCGATTCGGATGCCATTGTGACATTGGGGATGAAGGCTACCCGTCCGGAAACAGGTTACGGATACATTGAGGCCGATTTGTCGATGGCCTGCCCTTCGAACAAAGAGATTTACCGCGTGGATGCTTTCCGGGAAAAACCGGATTTGGCTACAGCCGAACGCTACTTGCAGCGGAACAACTATTTCTGGAATGCGGGTATCTTTGTATGGAATGTCAACACGATTGTCAATGCCATTCGGGTGTATCAGCCGGTAATGGCCAAGATATTCGAACGTCTGTTCCCGTATTTCTATACCGACAAGGAGCAGGAAATGGTGGACGAACTGTTCCCTACCTGTGAGAATATCTCCGTGGACTATGCCATTATGGAGAAAGCGGACGAGATTTATGTCTTCCCGGCCTCTTTCGGCTGGAGTGATTTAGGCACGTGGGGTTCGCTTCATGAAAATTCCAAGCGTGATGCCCATAACAACGTGTGCATCGGTCCGGACATCCGTATGTACGAATCACGTAACTGCGTAGTACATGCCACTCAGGAAAAGAGAGTGGTGGTGCAAGGGCTCGACGGATATATCGTGGCTGAAAAGAACAACACCTTGCTGGTCTGCCGTTTGTCGGAAGAACAACGTATCAAGGAATTCTCCGCTGAATAA
- the tpx gene encoding thiol peroxidase yields the protein MATTLFQGTPVTLAGEFIQKGAQAPDFSLVKGDLSSFTLADAKGKFVVLNIFPSMDTGVCAASVRKFNQLAAGMENTLVLAISKDLPFAQGRFCTAEGIERVIPLSDYRYTSTFGKDYGVLMTDGPLCGLLARAVVILNPEGKVIYTQLVPEIVEEPDYEAALAALK from the coding sequence ATGGCTACAACTTTATTTCAAGGAACTCCCGTCACACTGGCTGGAGAATTTATACAGAAAGGGGCACAGGCTCCCGATTTTTCACTGGTGAAAGGCGACCTGAGTTCGTTCACCCTGGCTGATGCCAAAGGCAAATTCGTGGTGCTGAACATTTTCCCGAGCATGGATACAGGGGTATGTGCAGCCTCTGTCCGCAAGTTCAACCAGCTGGCTGCCGGCATGGAAAATACGCTGGTGCTGGCAATCTCCAAAGACCTGCCGTTTGCACAAGGACGTTTCTGCACGGCTGAAGGTATTGAACGCGTCATTCCATTGTCGGACTACCGTTACACTTCTACTTTCGGCAAAGATTACGGGGTGCTGATGACCGACGGCCCGTTGTGCGGACTGCTGGCCCGCGCCGTAGTTATCCTGAATCCGGAAGGAAAGGTAATCTATACCCAGCTGGTTCCGGAAATCGTGGAAGAACCCGACTATGAAGCAGCACTGGCTGCCCTCAAATAA